In a single window of the Desulfovibrio sp. JC010 genome:
- a CDS encoding efflux transporter outer membrane subunit — protein sequence MSSTKLKLTAICMLALFGLSACSPFRPDQRSTLTLGVPPKYELYSSEPREPGKWWESFHNEELNRLVQEALQANFDVRIAWAKLRQLRATAVKSRADLYPKLDGSGTYTNSRSGNDGTEGSKGATDSDSHKLGLAASYEIDLWGKIEANSASGELDYLSSREDVNSAAMTVASEVVKRWLEIQLQRKKKAIYQKQLETNETYLELIELRFRNSLATALDVFQQRETTARTRALIPPVESQEQLKLHELAYLLGKPAGAIDVATADFPDLPVLPGLGIPFDLLSMRPDVRAAGLNLQSADWAVSAARADRLPSMTLSAEAMFSSAQLANIFSGWMTSLASSITGPIFDGYKRKAEVERTRAVVDERLLNYKDTVYTAFKEVQDSLVQEKWQHEYIAARKNQLQAAKLNLDEAGSRYLQGLEDYLPVLSALVSVHDLEINIAQDEADLLSYRVSLYRALGGTWTDSLEDGAELKPEADDEAVVEAAKQFEKQPVPAQEGI from the coding sequence ATGTCCTCAACAAAGTTGAAATTAACCGCGATCTGTATGCTGGCCCTGTTCGGGCTTTCCGCATGCTCTCCGTTCAGGCCGGATCAGCGCAGTACCCTGACTCTGGGTGTGCCTCCGAAATATGAACTTTACTCCAGTGAACCGCGTGAGCCGGGCAAATGGTGGGAAAGCTTTCATAATGAAGAGCTTAACAGACTGGTGCAAGAGGCCCTGCAGGCCAACTTTGATGTACGTATCGCCTGGGCCAAGCTGCGTCAGCTGCGGGCCACGGCAGTGAAGTCGCGGGCCGACCTTTACCCCAAACTGGACGGTTCCGGGACCTATACCAATTCCCGTTCCGGCAATGACGGCACCGAAGGTTCCAAGGGAGCCACTGACAGTGATTCCCACAAGCTGGGGCTGGCCGCATCATATGAAATAGACCTCTGGGGAAAAATCGAGGCCAACTCCGCTTCCGGTGAGCTTGATTATCTTTCTTCTCGTGAGGATGTAAATTCCGCAGCCATGACCGTGGCTTCCGAAGTGGTCAAACGCTGGCTGGAAATCCAGTTGCAGCGCAAGAAAAAGGCCATTTATCAGAAACAGCTGGAAACCAACGAAACCTACCTCGAACTTATCGAACTCCGTTTCCGCAACTCCCTTGCTACCGCCCTTGATGTTTTTCAGCAGCGGGAAACCACAGCCCGCACAAGGGCCCTTATTCCTCCGGTGGAATCCCAGGAGCAGCTGAAGCTGCATGAACTGGCCTATCTGCTGGGTAAACCCGCCGGAGCCATTGATGTGGCTACTGCTGATTTTCCTGATCTGCCCGTTCTGCCGGGACTGGGAATTCCCTTTGATCTTCTTTCCATGCGCCCGGATGTACGCGCCGCAGGACTGAACCTGCAATCCGCGGACTGGGCCGTAAGTGCCGCAAGGGCTGACCGTCTGCCTTCCATGACTCTTTCAGCCGAGGCCATGTTTTCCAGTGCCCAGCTTGCAAATATTTTTTCCGGCTGGATGACCTCTCTTGCTTCATCTATCACCGGGCCGATCTTTGACGGCTACAAGCGTAAGGCCGAGGTCGAGCGCACAAGGGCCGTGGTTGATGAGCGGCTGCTGAACTACAAGGACACGGTCTACACTGCATTCAAGGAAGTGCAGGATTCACTGGTGCAGGAAAAGTGGCAGCATGAATATATTGCCGCCCGTAAGAACCAGTTGCAGGCCGCAAAGCTTAACCTTGATGAAGCAGGGTCCCGCTATCTGCAGGGACTCGAAGATTACCTGCCTGTGCTCAGTGCACTGGTTAGCGTGCATGACCTTGAAATCAATATTGCTCAGGATGAGGCTGACCTGCTCAGTTACCGGGTTTCCCTGTACCGCGCTCTTGGAGGCACATGGACCGATTCCCTTGAAGACGGGGCCGAGCTGAAGCCGGAAGCTGACGACGAGGCTGTTGTTGAAGCAGCGAAACAATTTGAAAAACAACCCGTTCCTGCGCAGGAGGGAATTTAG
- a CDS encoding cell wall metabolism sensor histidine kinase WalK — protein MKISRTYLKIFISFMLVLLVSELIIYGLLHMSWDKSPRVHHMERQILTVKNLVEMQLGENHTSPEQERRLITPLLKNLSLSLEAYIWITGPYGEIVASSAPKIPDMTEFTSGETARSREGIYVYKKRNDGMKSVYGLYTGKLPMGYPFTYHLYHSFPKFDEESWFLRAQLILTVIAAIFLIPVSRRVIRPLKELTASAAKMGKGDLKQRVEIKGKDEVAELGKAFNNMAEGLEKMVKSSRELTANVSHELRSPLARMRISLEMLKERIADGNTSGCDNFVNGMQAEITHMDELIGRIIEFSKLDMHKPPAMNETADMKELLTELLEQYKHIAERNNLKVETELADLKLADCNRNGIRIIMDNILGNGFKYTDPGGTVSVRMYEHENGVRIETTNTHAPLPEEELENIFSPFHRLKAQEIPGSGLGLAAAKKIVRIHEGEIRAENCEEGFKIIVTIPA, from the coding sequence ATGAAAATCAGCCGTACCTATCTCAAAATTTTTATTTCCTTCATGCTCGTGCTGCTAGTCTCTGAACTGATCATCTACGGCCTGCTGCACATGTCATGGGACAAAAGCCCGCGCGTCCACCACATGGAACGTCAGATTTTAACGGTAAAAAATCTCGTGGAAATGCAACTGGGCGAAAATCACACTTCTCCGGAACAGGAAAGAAGGCTGATCACTCCCCTGCTGAAAAACCTCAGCCTCTCTCTGGAGGCATACATATGGATAACCGGTCCGTACGGCGAGATCGTGGCCTCTTCAGCCCCCAAAATTCCGGATATGACCGAATTCACATCCGGGGAAACCGCAAGATCACGAGAAGGTATTTACGTCTATAAAAAGCGGAATGACGGCATGAAAAGCGTATACGGACTGTACACTGGCAAGCTTCCGATGGGATATCCATTCACCTACCATTTGTACCATTCCTTTCCCAAATTTGATGAGGAAAGCTGGTTCCTGCGGGCGCAATTAATCCTGACCGTCATTGCCGCCATCTTTCTCATCCCGGTATCAAGACGGGTCATCCGCCCGCTCAAGGAACTTACCGCCTCGGCAGCCAAAATGGGAAAAGGAGACCTTAAACAGCGGGTGGAAATCAAGGGTAAGGATGAAGTTGCCGAGCTGGGCAAAGCCTTCAACAACATGGCCGAAGGCTTGGAAAAAATGGTCAAATCCAGCCGCGAACTGACCGCCAATGTTTCTCATGAACTACGCAGTCCGTTGGCAAGGATGCGTATCTCCCTTGAAATGCTCAAGGAACGCATTGCGGACGGCAACACTTCCGGCTGCGATAACTTTGTGAACGGCATGCAGGCGGAAATAACCCACATGGACGAACTCATCGGCAGGATCATTGAATTTTCAAAGCTGGATATGCATAAACCTCCAGCCATGAATGAAACCGCTGACATGAAAGAGCTGCTCACCGAACTGCTGGAGCAGTACAAACATATTGCCGAGCGCAACAACCTGAAAGTTGAAACCGAACTTGCGGACCTCAAGCTTGCCGACTGCAACCGCAACGGCATCCGCATCATCATGGATAATATCCTCGGTAACGGCTTCAAATATACTGATCCAGGCGGAACCGTCTCAGTACGGATGTATGAACATGAAAACGGGGTGCGCATAGAAACCACCAACACCCACGCCCCCCTGCCTGAAGAAGAACTGGAAAATATATTCAGCCCCTTCCACCGTCTTAAGGCACAGGAAATCCCCGGTTCCGGTCTGGGGCTTGCCGCTGCGAAAAAAATTGTCCGTATCCACGAAGGAGAAATCCGGGCAGAGAATTGCGAGGAAGGATTTAAAATTATCGTCACAATACCAGCATAA
- a CDS encoding response regulator, whose product MEQQHPVLIVDDDAKLRELLTQYLEGYGYEVDTLPSGEGLVEKVKETSPGIVILDIMMPGKDGLEVLRELRPHSNVPVIMLTAKGEDTDRIVGLELGADDYISKPFNPRELLARIKAVLRRAQEPGRPSEQNSGNLKVAGVILHLAHQKLEIEGESVELSSTEYKLLKSLMDNPGQPMTRDDLMTSVWGKDFNAFDRSIDVHISKLRALFKPYPDHESRIKTVWGTGYMFVSE is encoded by the coding sequence ATGGAACAACAACACCCCGTACTCATAGTTGATGATGATGCAAAACTCAGGGAACTGCTTACCCAGTATCTTGAAGGATACGGTTACGAGGTCGACACTCTTCCTTCCGGTGAAGGACTGGTCGAAAAAGTAAAAGAGACTTCACCGGGAATCGTCATTCTCGACATCATGATGCCCGGCAAGGACGGCCTTGAAGTGCTGCGTGAACTGCGCCCGCATTCCAACGTCCCGGTAATCATGCTCACTGCCAAGGGCGAGGATACCGACCGCATTGTCGGTCTTGAACTGGGCGCGGATGACTATATTTCCAAGCCCTTTAATCCCCGCGAACTGCTGGCCCGCATCAAAGCGGTGCTGCGCCGGGCACAGGAACCGGGCCGACCTTCAGAGCAGAATTCCGGAAATCTTAAAGTCGCCGGGGTGATTCTGCATCTGGCCCACCAGAAGCTGGAAATAGAAGGCGAATCAGTGGAACTTTCCTCCACGGAATACAAGCTGCTCAAGTCCTTGATGGATAATCCCGGCCAGCCCATGACCCGCGATGACCTGATGACCTCGGTCTGGGGCAAGGATTTCAACGCCTTTGACCGCAGTATCGACGTACATATCAGCAAGCTGCGCGCGCTCTTCAAACCCTACCCGGACCATGAATCCCGCATCAAAACCGTCTGGGGAACCGGATACATGTTTGTGAGCGAATAA